The segment CGCCAAGCGTCTCAAGCATCATAGCTCCGGCGCATATCGCCGCAAGCGGGTTTATCACGTTCTTGCCCGTGTACTTCGGCGCCGAACCGCCTATGGGTTCAAACATTGACACGCCTTCCGGATTCAGATTGCCGCCGGCGGCAATACCCATACCACCCTGTATCATAGCTCCGAGATCTGTAATGATATCACCGAACATGTTGTCTGTAACGATGACGTCAAACCACTCGGGATTTTTTACCATCCACATACATGTGGCATCGACGTGCGCATAATCCGTAGTTATATCCGGATATTCTTTCGCCACTTCATGAAATACCCTTTCCCACAGATCAAAGGCATAGGTAAGAACATTCGTCTTGCCGCAAAGGGTGAGCTTCTTTCTCTTGTTGCGCTTCTTTGTGTATTCAAAGGCGTATCTAAGGCAGCGTTCCACTCCGTGCCTTGTATTTCTGGAAACCTGGACTGCGACTTCGTCTTTCGTACCCTTCTTTATAAATTCGCCTTCGCCGACATAAAGGCCCTCGTTAT is part of the Candidatus Omnitrophota bacterium genome and harbors:
- a CDS encoding 3-isopropylmalate dehydrogenase → MYRIAVIPGDGTGPEVIKEGLKVLEAVSKKTGFKYETTMYDFGGERYKKTGEVLPDSAISELKKFNAIYLGAVGHPDVKPGILEKGLLLKLRFGLEQYINLRPVKLYPGVWTPLKDKGPEDIDFVVVRENNEGLYVGEGEFIKKGTKDEVAVQVSRNTRHGVERCLRYAFEYTKKRNKRKKLTLCGKTNVLTYAFDLWERVFHEVAKEYPDITTDYAHVDATCMWMVKNPEWFDVIVTDNMFGDIITDLGAMIQGGMGIAAGGNLNPEGVSMFEPIGGSAPKYTGKNVINPLAAICAGAMMLETLGEDKAAEMIEKSVMKVTTMMKSMSAGKMGYSTTEVGDLVVKNL